From Vibrio tritonius, the proteins below share one genomic window:
- a CDS encoding porin, which produces MKKAVLASAIFAALVSGSTLAATVYDADGTQLKVGGRVEFRGDFNAKTDGTEIEGTMVDNTRARLNIEGRSEISEGLSGFARYENEQKDGSAGSTFTQRYMFAGLDFDGHALSFGSQDTASVQVSKFSDIGEFTGIQKKLSASSDHEENVIAYRGQITDELNVQATYQVLSSDRDNADGYGISAVYKLPMGLKLGAAYTGEQEDAEGTTGNQKANQFLLGLGYSIDALYLGATYSTGDTATDDQDFDVIEIAASYKINDQTKVQAIYGKDTDKPDGASDIDNEDFVELGGYYSFNSNLSTYLALKLNQVDNADDTYRVGLKYAF; this is translated from the coding sequence ATGAAAAAGGCAGTTCTCGCAAGCGCTATCTTCGCCGCACTAGTGTCCGGCTCAACTCTAGCAGCAACTGTGTACGATGCAGATGGTACTCAACTTAAAGTTGGCGGTCGTGTTGAATTCCGTGGTGACTTCAATGCTAAAACTGACGGCACTGAAATCGAAGGCACTATGGTGGATAACACTCGTGCTCGTTTAAATATCGAAGGTAGAAGCGAAATCTCTGAAGGTTTGAGCGGCTTTGCTCGTTACGAAAACGAACAAAAAGATGGCTCTGCTGGCTCTACATTCACTCAACGTTACATGTTTGCTGGCCTTGATTTCGACGGTCACGCACTTTCTTTTGGCTCACAAGATACTGCCTCTGTTCAAGTATCAAAATTCTCTGATATCGGTGAATTTACTGGTATCCAGAAAAAACTTTCTGCGTCTAGCGACCACGAAGAAAACGTGATTGCTTACCGTGGCCAAATCACTGATGAACTTAACGTACAAGCAACTTACCAAGTACTATCTAGCGACCGCGATAACGCTGATGGTTACGGCATCTCTGCTGTGTACAAACTGCCAATGGGTCTAAAACTTGGTGCAGCCTACACTGGTGAACAAGAAGACGCAGAAGGTACTACTGGTAACCAAAAAGCAAATCAATTCTTGCTAGGTTTGGGTTACTCAATCGACGCTCTATACCTTGGTGCTACTTACTCTACTGGTGATACTGCCACTGACGACCAAGACTTCGACGTGATTGAAATCGCAGCCTCTTACAAAATCAACGACCAAACTAAAGTTCAAGCTATCTACGGTAAAGATACTGACAAGCCAGACGGTGCATCTGATATCGATAACGAAGACTTCGTTGAGCTAGGCGGTTACTACAGCTTTAACTCTAACCTATCAACTTACCTTGCTCTTAAATTGAACCAAGTTGATAACGCTGATGATACTTACCGCGTTGGTCTAAAATACGCCTTCTAA
- a CDS encoding organic hydroperoxide resistance protein translates to MKTLYTTKATALAGRNGQVATDDGLLSVNLAYPKEMGGNGNSTNPEQLFAAGYAACFSNAVLHVAREAKIALKSAPVTAEVGIGMNQDGGFQLSVTLAAQLDLPEDQAIELVQTAHKVCPYSNATRGNIDVHLSVNGHTIA, encoded by the coding sequence ATGAAAACTCTTTACACAACAAAAGCAACTGCGCTTGCAGGTCGTAATGGTCAAGTAGCAACTGATGATGGTTTACTGTCTGTAAACTTAGCTTACCCTAAAGAGATGGGTGGTAATGGCAATTCGACTAACCCAGAACAGCTATTTGCTGCAGGTTATGCCGCCTGTTTCTCTAACGCTGTTTTGCATGTGGCTCGCGAAGCCAAAATAGCGCTGAAATCTGCCCCTGTGACTGCAGAGGTAGGAATTGGGATGAATCAAGACGGTGGCTTCCAACTCTCGGTCACTCTGGCTGCACAATTAGATCTGCCTGAAGATCAAGCAATTGAATTGGTTCAAACCGCACATAAAGTATGCCCTTACTCAAATGCGACTCGTGGCAATATTGATGTTCATCTTTCCGTCAACGGGCACACTATCGCCTAA
- a CDS encoding MarR family winged helix-turn-helix transcriptional regulator: MTQCQVSDHQPDNHSDELLLLENQLCFPLYSAANAVVRAYRPLLEQLDLTYVQYLVMMVLWQSNGISVKTLGEKLYLDSGTLTPLLKRLESKGLVERRRSESDERVRELYLTEKGTELRSKALSVPNEMLCKFKLEVDELIALKQLCEKVLSTLGQ, translated from the coding sequence ATGACCCAGTGCCAAGTATCAGACCATCAGCCAGATAATCACTCCGATGAGTTATTGCTTCTGGAAAATCAGCTTTGTTTCCCGCTTTATAGTGCAGCGAATGCCGTGGTGAGAGCGTATCGTCCATTGCTGGAGCAGTTGGACCTCACCTATGTGCAATATTTGGTGATGATGGTGTTATGGCAGAGTAACGGTATTAGTGTTAAAACCTTAGGGGAGAAGCTCTATCTTGATTCAGGTACCTTGACTCCCTTGTTAAAGCGTTTGGAAAGCAAAGGTCTAGTTGAGCGTCGACGTAGCGAATCAGATGAACGAGTCCGCGAACTGTATCTCACCGAAAAAGGTACTGAACTGCGTAGTAAAGCGCTCTCTGTTCCTAACGAAATGTTGTGTAAATTCAAGCTTGAGGTAGATGAGTTAATTGCGTTAAAGCAGTTGTGTGAAAAAGTGCTGTCTACCTTAGGCCAATGA
- a CDS encoding fumarylacetoacetate hydrolase family protein: MNAIRFEEQLITPSKILCVGRNYVEHIQELNNAVPEQMVVFHKPNSSISSTLNAVHEETLHYETEICFLIKDGQYHGVGLGLDLTKRELQSYLKAKGLPWERAKAFNGSAVFSKFIPLDELELTSLQLELYINSVRIQCGGVPQMMYKPNAILADLASYTTLEDGDVVMTGTPKGVGEVHKGDVFLGRLKAGDETLIEIEWVAE; encoded by the coding sequence ATGAATGCCATTCGATTTGAAGAGCAGTTGATCACTCCATCAAAAATCCTCTGTGTTGGTCGCAATTATGTGGAGCATATTCAAGAGCTTAATAATGCGGTCCCAGAACAAATGGTGGTGTTTCACAAGCCTAACAGTTCGATAAGCAGTACATTAAACGCGGTACACGAAGAAACGTTGCATTATGAAACAGAAATCTGTTTTTTGATTAAAGACGGGCAGTACCACGGAGTCGGTTTGGGTCTTGATTTAACTAAGCGTGAGCTGCAATCTTACTTAAAGGCGAAAGGATTGCCTTGGGAAAGAGCAAAAGCGTTTAATGGCTCTGCTGTGTTTAGTAAGTTTATTCCGTTAGATGAGCTAGAACTGACCTCTTTGCAATTGGAACTCTACATTAATAGCGTACGAATCCAGTGTGGCGGTGTGCCACAAATGATGTACAAACCGAATGCCATCCTTGCCGACCTTGCCTCTTACACCACCTTAGAAGATGGTGATGTCGTGATGACCGGCACACCTAAAGGGGTGGGTGAGGTTCATAAAGGCGATGTCTTTTTAGGACGCTTAAAAGCGGGTGATGAAACACTTATCGAAATTGAATGGGTTGCTGAGTAG
- a CDS encoding AzlD domain-containing protein — protein sequence MVLLSILSMAALVFISRYMFLEPKLPLKMSAKLQRLLTYSSPAVLTAIWAPIVFTNDHQLQLHTHNPYLWAAILAALIAWKTRNVLLTTVISMVVFLVLNLWVFA from the coding sequence ATGGTGCTTCTCTCCATTTTATCCATGGCTGCACTGGTTTTTATCAGCCGTTATATGTTTCTCGAACCTAAATTGCCCCTCAAAATGAGTGCAAAACTGCAGCGCCTACTCACCTATTCCAGCCCTGCGGTTCTCACCGCCATTTGGGCACCAATCGTCTTTACCAACGATCATCAGTTACAACTGCATACGCATAACCCTTACCTCTGGGCCGCTATCTTAGCCGCGCTCATCGCCTGGAAAACCCGGAATGTGTTACTCACCACAGTGATTAGCATGGTGGTATTTTTGGTGCTCAATTTGTGGGTGTTTGCATAA
- a CDS encoding AzlC family ABC transporter permease has translation MTSQPDVNDNDAPPFTQFIKGTIAISPLSIAVLPWGLLAGSYAVDSGLSPFDSQMLSVILYAGAAQLVAIGMLKSGVGLFTMLLTTFFITSRHFLYGVSMRSKISSLPKRWRWSLGFLLTDELFAICGQQKDEQFNRWYALGAGLSFYIVWNIASLVGILAGHYIPNLNQLGLDFAVAATFIAIVIPNTKTFPVLVCVLVSLVLAVTLETYQVQGSLMIASLAAMIAGYLCETWVGEK, from the coding sequence ATGACTTCCCAACCGGATGTAAATGACAATGACGCTCCACCGTTTACACAGTTTATTAAAGGCACTATTGCGATTTCGCCGCTGAGCATCGCGGTACTTCCTTGGGGGTTATTGGCAGGTTCTTACGCGGTCGATTCAGGTTTAAGCCCTTTTGATAGCCAAATGCTCTCTGTCATTCTTTATGCAGGCGCAGCGCAATTGGTTGCCATCGGCATGCTCAAAAGCGGTGTCGGTCTTTTCACCATGTTGCTGACCACCTTTTTTATTACTTCTCGTCACTTCCTTTATGGCGTATCGATGCGCAGTAAAATCAGCTCGTTACCTAAACGTTGGCGCTGGTCGTTGGGCTTTTTGCTCACCGATGAACTGTTTGCTATTTGTGGACAGCAAAAAGATGAGCAGTTTAATCGCTGGTATGCTCTCGGAGCGGGGTTAAGTTTTTATATTGTGTGGAACATCGCCTCACTGGTCGGCATCTTAGCTGGGCACTATATTCCAAATTTAAATCAACTCGGTTTAGATTTTGCGGTTGCGGCGACCTTCATCGCCATTGTGATTCCCAATACCAAAACCTTTCCTGTTTTGGTGTGTGTCCTCGTCTCATTGGTGCTTGCCGTCACACTAGAAACCTATCAAGTCCAAGGCAGCTTAATGATCGCAAGCCTTGCAGCAATGATTGCTGGCTACCTCTGCGAAACTTGGGTAGGAGAAAAATAA
- a CDS encoding LysE family translocator: MIDYTILPMYLVAVLALLLVPGPDMLLILSASLSFGRRVGIFASLGNATSGLILTCLAAVGVSALVAVSPLALELLHAIGGLYLLKMGWDCYHADVGDAPTVTEPKGLASQFYRRAMLSNLLNPKALLFFVMFLPQFVSAHISSSSAQQMFALGIILNVLGLSFNLLLVALVGSLGKGLLHNTTFRRYQYKVMGAVFFTLAIWLLSGLL; encoded by the coding sequence ATGATCGACTACACCATTCTTCCCATGTATTTGGTTGCGGTACTTGCGCTTTTGTTAGTTCCTGGGCCAGACATGTTATTAATTTTGAGTGCCAGTCTGAGCTTTGGTCGTCGAGTAGGGATATTTGCCAGTTTAGGGAATGCAACGTCAGGTTTAATTTTGACGTGTTTGGCCGCGGTCGGAGTTTCAGCATTAGTGGCAGTAAGCCCCTTAGCATTAGAACTTTTACATGCTATCGGTGGGCTGTATTTATTAAAAATGGGTTGGGATTGCTATCACGCTGATGTCGGTGATGCGCCAACAGTAACCGAACCGAAAGGGTTGGCGAGCCAGTTTTATCGGCGAGCCATGTTGAGTAATTTGCTCAACCCCAAAGCGCTGTTGTTCTTTGTGATGTTTTTGCCACAGTTTGTCTCAGCCCATATCAGCAGTTCTTCCGCACAGCAGATGTTTGCCTTGGGCATCATTTTGAATGTGCTAGGGTTAAGCTTCAATTTGCTGCTGGTGGCGTTGGTGGGCTCACTTGGTAAAGGGCTGTTGCACAATACAACCTTTAGACGCTACCAGTATAAGGTGATGGGGGCGGTTTTCTTTACGTTGGCAATCTGGTTGCTTTCGGGGCTGCTCTAG
- a CDS encoding TetR/AcrR family transcriptional regulator: MRVAEFNREQVLQSAMNEFIAKGYNKTSMQDLKRVTGLHPGSLYCAFENKRGLLMAALEQYAKDREDEFTSIFSAEETILAGFRRYLEHIISECECEQIKDCLLQKSLSEFSQQDDEVEQAVCQIIQIWKNGIQTQLELAQQREEIAADKNCQQLGEFFIMGIYGLRSYAHTKPAPGVLKRLADQLYQTLAN, from the coding sequence GTGCGAGTAGCTGAATTTAATCGAGAACAAGTATTGCAATCGGCGATGAATGAGTTCATTGCCAAGGGTTATAACAAAACCAGTATGCAAGACTTAAAACGTGTTACAGGTTTACACCCTGGCTCTCTCTACTGTGCTTTTGAAAATAAGCGCGGCTTACTCATGGCCGCATTAGAGCAATACGCAAAAGATAGAGAAGATGAATTTACCAGCATATTCTCAGCAGAAGAGACCATTTTAGCTGGCTTTCGTCGCTATTTAGAACACATCATCAGCGAATGTGAGTGCGAACAAATCAAAGATTGCTTGCTGCAAAAATCCTTGAGTGAGTTTTCGCAACAAGATGATGAAGTGGAACAAGCCGTATGTCAGATCATTCAAATCTGGAAGAATGGCATACAAACTCAATTAGAACTGGCACAACAAAGAGAAGAAATTGCGGCAGACAAAAACTGTCAGCAATTGGGTGAGTTTTTTATCATGGGTATCTATGGCCTACGCTCATATGCCCACACGAAACCAGCGCCCGGTGTATTAAAACGACTAGCCGATCAGCTATACCAAACACTAGCCAATTAA